A genome region from Leptospira terpstrae serovar Hualin str. LT 11-33 = ATCC 700639 includes the following:
- a CDS encoding polysaccharide biosynthesis protein yields MKPIPRRYWVFPVDILFMFLSYFLAHLVRFENIRFLDSYPDFWVCATIVVVSRSVVFLFSGIYRSLWSYASLHDLLAIIKATVLSSLVSTLALLFYNRFYQLSRMVPILDTLILLGFLCLRSLSWRMLREQIFNSDKSKRGTPILLVGAGKLGSSFLTEIRRNVDLDYQPIGFLDDNLSKKGGYIQGVPILGATDEIGKILVRYGVKKVIMTVPQPDGRVVSKLMKECESAGVDFKILPTFGEYLSGKPNITQLREVQVEDLLGRPTVDLEIESIRSYLEKKVILVTGAGGSIGSEICRQVALFKPSVLVILDAAETPLYEIDYELRKSFSDLQIDIRPVIADVKNLSRISAIFEEHRPSVVFHSAAYKHVPMMEINPSEAVLNNVMGTKNVADVCRLIGVERFVLISTDKAVNPVNVMGASKRAAEIYLQHISQNSRTKFITVRFGNVLGSNGSVIPRFREQIKRGGPVTVTHPDVIRYFMTIPEATQLVLQAGSMGEHGEIFILDMGEPVKILSLAEEMIRLSGYTPHKDIAIEFSGLRPGEKLYEELLLNQEGIKKTHHPKIRIAAPLENYNLLLFQNKLNRLFSLAKANKNREIFGAFKEIIPEYKVHDEYIEWETSHGKRNL; encoded by the coding sequence ATGAAACCGATCCCGAGACGATACTGGGTTTTTCCAGTAGACATACTCTTTATGTTTTTGTCGTATTTTCTCGCACACCTAGTGCGTTTTGAAAATATACGATTTTTAGATAGTTACCCTGACTTTTGGGTCTGTGCCACTATCGTCGTTGTCTCAAGAAGTGTAGTTTTTCTTTTTTCTGGGATTTATAGATCCCTTTGGTCTTACGCTTCGTTACACGATCTACTTGCAATCATCAAAGCCACTGTGCTTTCTTCTTTAGTTTCGACTCTTGCCCTTCTCTTCTACAACCGATTCTACCAACTCTCTCGAATGGTACCGATTCTCGACACACTGATCCTCCTTGGATTTTTATGTTTAAGAAGTTTGAGTTGGAGGATGCTTCGAGAACAAATTTTCAATTCTGACAAATCAAAACGGGGAACTCCTATCCTTCTTGTCGGCGCAGGAAAACTGGGAAGTTCTTTCCTAACAGAAATTAGACGCAATGTTGATTTAGACTACCAACCCATAGGATTTTTGGACGACAACCTATCCAAAAAAGGTGGGTACATCCAAGGAGTTCCTATACTTGGTGCCACAGATGAAATTGGTAAAATTTTAGTTCGTTACGGTGTAAAAAAAGTAATTATGACTGTCCCACAACCAGATGGTCGGGTAGTCAGTAAACTAATGAAAGAATGCGAAAGTGCTGGAGTGGATTTCAAAATCCTACCAACTTTCGGTGAGTATCTATCGGGAAAACCGAACATCACACAACTGCGTGAAGTGCAAGTAGAGGACCTTTTGGGAAGGCCTACTGTAGATTTAGAAATTGAATCCATACGTTCCTACTTAGAAAAAAAAGTAATTCTAGTGACTGGGGCTGGCGGATCCATTGGTTCGGAAATTTGTAGGCAAGTCGCTTTGTTTAAACCAAGCGTTCTTGTCATTTTGGATGCTGCAGAAACTCCCTTATATGAAATTGATTATGAGCTGAGAAAAAGTTTTTCTGACTTACAAATTGACATTCGACCCGTCATTGCTGATGTAAAAAATCTATCCCGTATTTCTGCGATATTCGAAGAACATCGCCCTTCTGTGGTTTTCCACTCTGCTGCTTACAAACATGTTCCAATGATGGAAATCAATCCATCGGAAGCTGTTCTTAATAACGTGATGGGAACAAAAAATGTAGCTGACGTTTGTCGCCTAATCGGCGTTGAACGATTTGTTTTGATCTCTACAGACAAAGCAGTGAATCCAGTCAACGTGATGGGTGCTTCTAAACGTGCTGCAGAAATTTATTTGCAACATATCTCACAAAATTCCAGAACAAAATTTATTACCGTAAGATTTGGAAATGTATTAGGTTCCAACGGCAGTGTGATTCCACGTTTTCGAGAACAAATCAAACGCGGTGGTCCAGTCACTGTCACTCATCCTGATGTCATTCGGTACTTTATGACTATACCTGAAGCCACACAACTAGTGTTACAAGCTGGGAGTATGGGTGAACATGGCGAAATTTTTATTTTGGATATGGGAGAACCGGTGAAAATCCTTTCTCTTGCCGAAGAAATGATTCGTTTATCTGGATACACTCCACACAAAGACATTGCCATTGAATTTTCTGGCCTTCGTCCAGGAGAAAAATTATATGAAGAACTTCTTTTAAACCAAGAAGGAATCAAAAAAACACACCATCCAAAAATTCGAATTGCAGCACCTTTGGAAAACTACAACCTATTACTCTTTCAAAATAAATTGAACAGGTTGTTTTCTCTAGCAAAGGCAAACAAGAATAGAGAAATATTCGGTGCTTTCAAAGAAATTATCCCCGAATATAAAGTCCACGACGAGTATATCGAGTGGGAAACATCACATGGTAAAAGGAACTTATGA